TTCAGTGCCGACTTCGTCGCTGAACTGGCGGCGCGTAACGACGTCGCCTTCGCCTTGCCGCGTACCCGGCAGATTGCCGCGACCGCCGACCTGGTGCTGGCTGCGCGCAAGGTCGTGGTCAATGTCGAGATGATCCCCACTGCGCTTAACGATCCGTTGCTGCAAGGGCTGGCCGTCCCCGGTGCGGTCGACCAGATCGTCCTCAGCCGTACGGCGGCAGAAAAGCTTGGCGCGAAGGCGGGTGATCAGCTTGATGCTTCGTTCAGCCGCCAGCTTGCCGGGCAGATCCAGGCCCAGCGCACCACCTTGAAGGTCGTCGCCGTGCTGCCGCTGGAAGCCTTCGAGCGCGATGCCTTGTTTGCGCCGCTGGCGCTGCTGGAAGCCGCCGAAGACTACCGTGATGGTCGCGCCGTGCCCGCTTTCGGCTGGGAAGGTGAGCGCCATACCGGTGAGGTGCAACGGGTTTATCCGGCCTTCCGGCTGTACGCGCGCAACCTCACCGATGTCGAGCCGCTGCGGCGCTTTTTTGCCGATCGCCAGTTGCTGGTCTCGACCCAGGCCCCGGCGATTGCCCAGGTGCAGTCGCTGAGCCGCAACCTGACCCTGGTGTTCTGGATCATTGCCGCGCTGGCGGTTGCTGGCGCGTTTGCGGCGATCTGCGCCGGCGCCCTGGCGGCGGTCGAGCGCAAGCGCCGCGAGCTGTCGGTGTTGCGCCTGCTCGGTTTCAGCACCGCTGCCTTGCTTGCATTTGTCGTGCTGCAGGCGTTGTACAGCGGGGTGTTTGCCGCTGTCATCGGCGCGGCGCTGTACGCCCTGGCCGAAAGTGGCCTCAACCAGTTGTTCATGCAGATGCCCGGCGAGTACGCCAGCCATCTGCTCCCGTCGCATTACCTCGTTGCCTTGCTCGCTGTGCTGCTGGCCAGCGCGGCCGCTGCCGCCCTGGGGGGCTGGCGCGTGGCGCGAATAGACGCTTGTGAAGGAATTCGAGATGTTTGACCGCCGCTTACCCGTCCTGGCGCTGAT
This portion of the Pseudomonas sp. SORT22 genome encodes:
- a CDS encoding FtsX-like permease family protein; the encoded protein is MRPMLIASLAWRDYRNDARLSVCSVLALVAVIAPLLVLFGLKFGLVSSLTERLQRDPAVREVIPLGGGRFSADFVAELAARNDVAFALPRTRQIAATADLVLAARKVVVNVEMIPTALNDPLLQGLAVPGAVDQIVLSRTAAEKLGAKAGDQLDASFSRQLAGQIQAQRTTLKVVAVLPLEAFERDALFAPLALLEAAEDYRDGRAVPAFGWEGERHTGEVQRVYPAFRLYARNLTDVEPLRRFFADRQLLVSTQAPAIAQVQSLSRNLTLVFWIIAALAVAGAFAAICAGALAAVERKRRELSVLRLLGFSTAALLAFVVLQALYSGVFAAVIGAALYALAESGLNQLFMQMPGEYASHLLPSHYLVALLAVLLASAAAAALGGWRVARIDACEGIRDV